One segment of Deinococcus metalli DNA contains the following:
- a CDS encoding ABC transporter substrate-binding protein: MKKLLLTALLATLPAASAAGTLVFGANGDPVSLESGNITDGISILVQRQIYDTLVDFKDGTTDLKPGLATSWKANADNTAWTFTLRRGVKFTDGTAMDADAIVFNLSRWWDKAHPYGFRDQGRTFEIVGDLLGGYKGDASAVIKNIVKVNDYTVRVDLNKPSSVLPNVLAAGYFGIASPTAIKKDGAKYGTPASVPVGTGPFVFESWKTGDRVTLKANAAYWGTKARVDTVVIRAIKDASQRLNELKAGTIDFANDFTPDALKSIQADKNLVAVKRPSFNVGFVSMNNRNQYLKNDKVRQAISMAINKKAIVDAFWNGLGTSNASFLPPVMAWANSSKVPADYAYDPAAAKKMLADAGYANGFSIDLWYMPVSRPYFPTPKPIAEAIAADLSAVGIKVNLKTEDWAKYLDDRNKEPGFDMYMIGWTGDYGDPDNFYGAYYGANASDDINWAPANLVTLLEQGRAATSQADKAKVYSQIHEITYNAAYRVPVVHSSPLAAARTYVKGWVPSPLGSESFNTITLLGKK, from the coding sequence ATGAAGAAACTTCTGCTCACCGCCCTGCTCGCCACCCTTCCCGCCGCGTCGGCCGCCGGCACGCTGGTCTTCGGCGCCAACGGCGACCCCGTCAGCCTGGAATCCGGCAACATCACCGACGGCATCTCGATCCTGGTGCAGCGCCAGATCTACGACACGCTGGTGGACTTCAAGGACGGCACCACCGACCTCAAGCCCGGCCTGGCGACGTCGTGGAAGGCCAACGCCGACAACACCGCGTGGACCTTCACCCTGCGCCGTGGCGTGAAATTCACCGACGGCACGGCCATGGACGCCGACGCCATCGTGTTCAACCTCAGCCGCTGGTGGGACAAGGCGCACCCCTACGGCTTCCGTGACCAGGGCCGCACCTTCGAGATCGTGGGCGACCTGCTCGGCGGCTACAAGGGCGACGCCTCGGCCGTGATCAAGAACATCGTAAAGGTCAACGACTACACGGTGCGTGTGGACCTGAACAAGCCCTCCTCGGTGCTCCCCAACGTGCTGGCTGCCGGGTACTTCGGCATCGCCAGCCCGACCGCCATCAAGAAGGACGGTGCGAAGTACGGCACGCCCGCCAGCGTGCCGGTCGGCACCGGCCCCTTCGTCTTCGAGTCGTGGAAGACCGGCGACCGCGTGACCCTCAAGGCCAACGCGGCGTACTGGGGCACCAAGGCCCGCGTGGACACCGTCGTGATCCGTGCCATCAAGGACGCGTCGCAGCGCCTGAACGAGCTCAAGGCCGGGACCATCGACTTCGCCAACGACTTCACGCCGGATGCGCTCAAGAGCATCCAGGCCGACAAGAACCTGGTGGCGGTCAAGCGTCCCAGCTTCAACGTGGGCTTCGTGTCGATGAACAACCGCAACCAGTACCTGAAAAACGACAAGGTGCGTCAGGCGATCAGCATGGCGATCAATAAAAAGGCCATCGTGGACGCCTTCTGGAACGGCCTGGGCACCAGCAACGCCAGCTTCCTGCCGCCGGTCATGGCGTGGGCCAACTCCAGCAAGGTGCCGGCCGACTACGCCTACGACCCGGCCGCCGCGAAGAAGATGCTGGCCGACGCCGGCTACGCGAACGGCTTCTCGATCGACCTGTGGTACATGCCGGTCAGCCGCCCGTACTTCCCCACGCCCAAGCCGATTGCCGAGGCGATTGCCGCCGACCTGAGCGCCGTGGGTATCAAGGTCAACCTCAAGACCGAGGACTGGGCCAAGTACCTGGACGACCGCAACAAGGAACCCGGCTTCGACATGTACATGATCGGCTGGACCGGCGACTACGGCGACCCGGATAACTTCTACGGCGCGTACTACGGCGCCAACGCCAGCGACGACATCAACTGGGCGCCGGCGAACCTGGTCACGCTGCTCGAGCAGGGCCGCGCCGCGACGTCGCAGGCCGACAAGGCCAAGGTGTACAGCCAGATCCACGAGATCACGTACAACGCCGCGTACCGCGTGCCGGTCGTGCATTCCTCGCCGCTGGCCGCCGCGCGCACGTACGTCAAGGGGTGGGTGCCCAGCCCCCTGGGCAGCGAGTCCTTCAACACGATCACGCTGCTCGGCAAGAAGTAA
- a CDS encoding beta-N-acetylhexosaminidase — protein sequence MTPMKPLVSLVLAGLLLGAADAAAAALSPTAEARAQEPFTTLVPTPRRATFPAGVLPLSGLGVKVVGTAPELTWAARDLNTEWQTRLGLALGDAAKSGPAITVGTVADAELAAKAKAAGLDTTAAEGYALWVDASGAWIVGADAKGAYEGAQTLRQLLTPGGLRYARISDAPALKDRVAMIYLDQFSAQVNDRVIPLLAQLKFNAVLIMSDYVQWDTAKAGGYAHPGGASKAEARRVAELARSYGLEPIPLIETLSHAGWMFYGGKNLDLRQDEGSQNPWAYDTLNPATYGRVVLPILKEAVEVFRPQRLHIGHDELRSRDRFPARDNGKAVGLETLVVDDIVKLHDALKAQGVATMLWHDTAFADAVVATLPARLPKDIQVAYWNYTAGTSADMLGKIKGLGFPVLGASWLDAGNPEGMAKASVAAGAQGMIQTRWNGYFGNPSIWDGQADQGVPFVRAGSAFWNPDGPVVTDAVARYRDLYQPTAYRAAPGATVDLAPLVTRTLADPDSKGWILKGPDIDLRNLKTGVTRLGAYTFDVRGAVMLRGSRPAAKDLPERATVPVNRRADALAFLHTTGWPGALAREVIGHYEVAYADGTTLNVPLEYGRNIRAWTDTVTSSMILAPGFAGQTRDGLSVNVPVLEWPNPRPDAVITSVTLVSDGKNANPALLGLTVIGDRP from the coding sequence ATGACCCCGATGAAGCCACTTGTTTCGCTCGTGCTGGCCGGGCTACTGCTCGGTGCCGCCGACGCCGCGGCTGCCGCGCTCTCCCCCACCGCCGAGGCCCGCGCGCAGGAGCCGTTCACCACGCTGGTGCCCACGCCGCGCCGCGCGACCTTCCCGGCGGGCGTGCTGCCGCTCTCCGGTCTGGGCGTGAAGGTCGTGGGAACCGCCCCGGAACTGACGTGGGCGGCCCGTGACCTGAACACCGAGTGGCAGACCCGCCTGGGGCTGGCCCTGGGCGACGCCGCGAAGAGCGGTCCGGCAATCACGGTGGGCACCGTGGCCGACGCGGAGCTGGCCGCGAAGGCCAAGGCCGCCGGGCTGGACACCACCGCCGCCGAGGGCTACGCGCTGTGGGTGGACGCTTCCGGCGCGTGGATCGTGGGCGCCGACGCGAAGGGCGCCTACGAGGGCGCGCAGACGCTGCGGCAACTGCTGACGCCGGGCGGGCTGCGCTACGCGCGCATCAGCGACGCCCCGGCCCTCAAAGACCGCGTCGCCATGATCTACCTCGACCAGTTCAGCGCCCAGGTGAATGACCGCGTGATTCCGCTGCTGGCGCAGCTGAAGTTCAACGCCGTGCTGATCATGAGCGATTACGTGCAGTGGGACACCGCGAAGGCCGGCGGCTACGCCCACCCCGGCGGCGCGAGCAAGGCCGAGGCGCGGCGCGTGGCCGAGCTGGCGCGCTCATACGGCCTGGAACCCATACCGCTGATCGAGACGCTGTCGCACGCCGGGTGGATGTTCTATGGCGGCAAGAACCTGGACCTGCGCCAGGACGAGGGCAGCCAGAACCCGTGGGCCTACGACACCCTGAATCCCGCGACCTACGGCCGCGTCGTGCTGCCCATCCTGAAAGAGGCGGTGGAGGTGTTCCGCCCGCAGCGCCTCCACATCGGGCACGACGAGCTGCGCAGCCGCGACCGCTTCCCGGCGCGCGACAACGGCAAGGCGGTGGGTCTGGAGACGCTGGTGGTGGACGACATCGTGAAACTGCACGACGCGCTGAAGGCGCAGGGCGTGGCGACCATGCTGTGGCACGACACCGCCTTCGCGGACGCCGTGGTCGCCACCCTGCCGGCGCGGCTGCCCAAGGACATCCAAGTCGCGTACTGGAACTACACGGCCGGCACCAGCGCCGACATGCTCGGGAAGATCAAGGGGCTGGGCTTCCCGGTGCTGGGCGCAAGCTGGCTGGACGCCGGGAACCCCGAGGGCATGGCGAAGGCCAGCGTGGCCGCCGGCGCGCAGGGCATGATCCAGACGCGCTGGAATGGATACTTCGGCAACCCCAGCATCTGGGACGGACAGGCGGATCAGGGCGTGCCCTTCGTGCGGGCGGGCTCGGCGTTCTGGAACCCGGACGGGCCGGTGGTCACGGACGCCGTGGCCCGCTACCGCGACCTGTACCAGCCGACCGCGTACCGCGCTGCGCCGGGCGCGACCGTGGACCTGGCCCCGCTGGTCACGCGCACGCTGGCGGACCCGGACAGCAAGGGCTGGATTCTCAAGGGGCCGGACATCGACCTCCGGAACCTGAAGACCGGCGTGACCCGCCTGGGCGCGTACACCTTCGACGTGCGGGGCGCGGTGATGCTGCGGGGCAGCCGGCCCGCCGCGAAGGACCTGCCGGAACGCGCCACCGTGCCCGTGAACCGGCGCGCCGACGCGCTGGCGTTCCTGCACACCACCGGCTGGCCCGGCGCGCTGGCCCGCGAGGTGATCGGCCACTACGAGGTCGCGTATGCCGACGGCACCACGCTGAACGTGCCCCTGGAGTACGGCCGCAACATCCGCGCGTGGACCGACACCGTCACGTCGTCGATGATCCTGGCCCCCGGCTTTGCCGGCCAGACGCGCGACGGCCTGAGCGTGAACGTGCCGGTGCTGGAGTGGCCCAACCCCAGACCGGACGCGGTGATCACGTCCGTCACGCTGGTGAGCGACGGCAAGAACGCGAACCCGGCCCTGCTGGGCCTGACGGTGATCGGCGACCGCCCGTAG
- a CDS encoding prohibitin family protein, which translates to MPRVNLPSPNRRVWLGVLAALLVAWVLSQGVRVIPAGFVGVVFSSFSGVKPDVLQEGIHFVVPFVDHVNLYDARLQEVTLAHDSPNANDAEGAIRARSKEGLDITADVTVQFRIDRAKAAILHKELGRNYVQTVIRPQVRSKVRDAIGQFSAADIISTQRQAVEASITTSLRDVFSRNNLVLDSVLLRELRIPDSIAKAIEQKQAAEQQVAVERNRLQQSSISAQRAVVEAQGAAKAAVEQAKGEAQALSLRGKALRENPQLIQLTVAEKLAPTIQTVMLPSGGNFLLDLKSLGSAGTAATTTAAPATDKTAP; encoded by the coding sequence ATGCCCCGCGTAAATCTCCCCTCTCCCAACCGGCGGGTGTGGCTCGGCGTGCTCGCCGCGCTGCTGGTGGCGTGGGTGCTGTCGCAGGGCGTGCGGGTCATTCCGGCCGGCTTCGTGGGCGTGGTGTTCAGCTCGTTCAGCGGCGTGAAACCCGACGTGCTCCAGGAGGGCATTCACTTTGTCGTGCCCTTCGTGGACCACGTGAACCTGTATGACGCCCGGCTCCAGGAAGTCACGCTCGCCCATGACTCCCCGAACGCCAACGACGCCGAGGGCGCCATCCGCGCACGCAGCAAGGAGGGCCTGGACATCACGGCCGACGTGACAGTGCAGTTCCGCATCGACCGCGCCAAGGCCGCGATCCTGCATAAGGAACTGGGCCGCAACTACGTGCAGACCGTGATCCGCCCGCAGGTGCGCAGCAAGGTGCGCGACGCGATCGGGCAGTTCTCGGCCGCCGACATCATCAGCACGCAGCGCCAGGCGGTCGAGGCGAGCATCACGACGTCGCTGCGGGACGTGTTCTCGCGCAACAACCTGGTGCTCGACTCGGTGCTGCTGCGCGAACTGCGCATTCCCGATTCGATCGCCAAGGCCATCGAGCAGAAGCAGGCGGCCGAGCAGCAGGTCGCGGTGGAACGCAACCGCCTGCAGCAGTCGAGCATCAGCGCGCAGCGGGCGGTGGTGGAAGCGCAGGGCGCGGCTAAGGCGGCCGTCGAGCAGGCCAAGGGCGAGGCTCAGGCGCTGTCGCTGCGCGGCAAGGCGCTGCGCGAGAACCCCCAGCTGATCCAGCTGACGGTGGCGGAGAAGCTCGCCCCGACCATCCAGACGGTGATGCTGCCGTCCGGCGGGAACTTCCTGCTCGACCTGAAGTCGCTGGGCAGCGCGGGCACCGCGGCCACCACCACGGCCGCGCCGGCCACCGACAAGACGGCGCCCTGA
- a CDS encoding DegV family protein, with product MSTPAFGVVTDGGLDAYAGLRNDVPVAPFSVTFGNTSYRTNELSREALFRELASNPAHPTSSQPTPQDWVDAYRGAGTPAVLAVTISAGLSGSRNAAEQARTMAGAGVNVHIHDSRTLSAAQAFQVHAAATAAERGEPLETALAWMAAVERETELYFTIETLEYLRRGGRIGRVQATLGGLLDLKPVVTVDKATGAYTNVGRARSYRGGIAAVADRVTRTFGEGTPLRLGLLHGSEPADADTLLGLIAARHPVVWSGVAGVNPVLNVHTGPRAVGVAAAPGHWPWDR from the coding sequence ATGAGCACGCCCGCTTTCGGTGTGGTGACGGATGGCGGTTTGGACGCCTACGCGGGCCTGCGCAACGACGTGCCGGTCGCGCCGTTCTCCGTCACGTTCGGGAACACGTCGTACCGAACGAACGAGCTGTCCCGGGAAGCCCTGTTCCGCGAGCTGGCGTCCAATCCCGCGCACCCGACCAGCAGCCAGCCCACGCCGCAGGACTGGGTGGACGCGTACCGGGGCGCGGGCACGCCCGCCGTGCTGGCCGTGACCATCAGCGCGGGCCTGAGCGGCAGCCGCAACGCGGCCGAGCAGGCGCGCACGATGGCCGGAGCCGGTGTGAACGTCCACATCCACGATTCGCGCACGTTGTCCGCCGCGCAGGCCTTCCAGGTGCATGCCGCCGCGACCGCCGCCGAGCGGGGCGAGCCGCTGGAGACGGCGCTCGCGTGGATGGCCGCCGTGGAGCGGGAAACCGAGCTGTACTTCACCATCGAGACGCTGGAGTACCTGCGGCGCGGGGGTCGCATCGGGCGGGTGCAGGCCACGCTGGGCGGCCTGCTCGACCTCAAGCCGGTGGTCACGGTGGACAAGGCGACGGGCGCGTACACGAACGTGGGCCGCGCGCGGTCGTACCGTGGCGGCATCGCGGCGGTCGCGGACCGCGTGACCCGCACCTTCGGCGAGGGCACGCCGCTGCGTCTGGGCCTGCTACACGGCAGCGAACCCGCCGACGCGGACACCCTGCTGGGCCTGATCGCCGCGCGGCACCCGGTGGTGTGGTCGGGCGTGGCAGGCGTGAACCCGGTGCTGAACGTGCACACCGGCCCCAGAGCCGTGGGCGTGGCCGCCGCGCCGGGCCACTGGCCGTGGGACCGCTGA
- a CDS encoding ABC transporter permease — MGTYLLRRLLRTVLVMLGISLVVFVFVRSIPGDPATVMLGERGTPEAAARLREQLGLNKPWFFNPQSPLDAQYPKYVNALLHGDLGSGLKSNIPVRDELQARFPATAELSLAALAFALLIGLPAGVVAALRRNSFWDNVATTISLVGVSMPVFWLGLLLSYFFAVKLGWLPPSARTGNENTLRGITGLYLLDSVLRGDGRSFWDVLRHLILPAVALGTIPLAIIARITRSSLLDVLGQDYVRTAKAKGLAPNRVTLKHALRNALLPVVTVIGLQAGALLGGAVLTETIFSWPGIGSWVYDAISQRDYPVIQGGVIFAALVVSVVNLLVDLSYAALDPRIQYR; from the coding sequence TTGGGCACATATCTCCTGCGCCGGCTGCTGCGCACGGTGCTGGTCATGCTGGGCATCAGCCTGGTCGTGTTCGTCTTTGTCCGCTCCATTCCGGGTGATCCCGCCACCGTGATGCTGGGCGAGCGCGGCACGCCCGAAGCCGCCGCCCGGCTGCGCGAGCAGCTCGGCCTGAACAAGCCGTGGTTCTTCAACCCGCAGAGTCCCCTCGACGCGCAGTACCCGAAGTACGTCAACGCCCTGCTGCACGGCGACCTGGGCTCGGGGCTCAAGAGCAACATCCCGGTGCGGGACGAGTTGCAGGCCCGCTTTCCGGCTACGGCGGAACTCAGTCTGGCGGCCCTGGCCTTCGCGCTGCTGATCGGGCTGCCCGCCGGGGTGGTCGCGGCGCTGCGGCGCAATTCGTTCTGGGACAACGTCGCCACGACCATCTCGCTGGTGGGCGTCAGCATGCCGGTGTTCTGGCTGGGCCTGCTGCTGTCGTACTTCTTCGCGGTCAAGCTCGGGTGGCTGCCGCCCAGCGCCCGCACCGGCAACGAGAACACCCTGCGGGGCATCACCGGGCTGTACCTGCTCGACTCGGTGCTGCGCGGCGACGGCCGCTCGTTCTGGGACGTGCTGCGGCACCTGATCCTGCCGGCCGTCGCGCTGGGCACCATTCCGCTGGCGATCATCGCGCGCATCACGCGCTCCAGCCTGCTCGACGTGCTGGGGCAGGACTACGTGCGCACCGCGAAGGCCAAGGGCCTGGCACCTAACCGCGTAACCCTCAAGCACGCGCTGCGCAACGCCCTGCTGCCGGTCGTGACCGTGATCGGGTTGCAGGCCGGAGCGCTGCTGGGCGGCGCGGTGCTGACCGAGACCATCTTCTCGTGGCCCGGCATCGGCTCGTGGGTCTACGACGCGATCAGCCAGCGCGACTACCCGGTGATCCAGGGGGGCGTGATCTTCGCAGCGCTGGTCGTCAGCGTCGTGAACCTGCTCGTGGACCTCAGCTACGCCGCCCTCGATCCCCGCATCCAGTACAGGTGA
- a CDS encoding glycoside hydrolase family 3 protein encodes MTSPLLPGALAMVDIPGPTLDADTAAHLRRYGVKAVCLFGKNVESAEQLRTLCADLREVLGEDALIALDHEGGAIVRPTFWPYAPSAMALGAADDVVLTRDVHAALARQLRSVGINWNFTPVLDVNVDPSNPVISDRSFGADAALVARHGRASLDGHAQEGVAACVKHFPGHGDTHLDSHYALQRVTKSRAELDALELAPFRELLPHTPAVMTAHIVFDALDPERPATLSRPVLTGLLRGEWGYEGVIVTDSMGMKAIDDNYGRGEAAVMALRAGADLVMALGRREVQVATLEAMASALDGGLEPAAVQASVDRLRALARRTPAHTDPELNPEDDRALLARGWERGLSVYGGPVAPPAGSRVLLVCERYAYRENVSERGVDADTVAADLGTLYDVELHAYDTAADLDWPALRGAADAAGRAVILATTGRHRHPALSGLTPDLHLALYNPYAALLVDAPAVVTFGFRPGARAALLEWLRSPDAGAPRPVFAPA; translated from the coding sequence GTGACCTCCCCCCTGCTTCCGGGCGCCCTGGCGATGGTGGACATCCCCGGCCCGACCCTCGACGCCGACACCGCCGCGCACCTGCGCCGCTACGGCGTGAAGGCCGTGTGCCTGTTCGGCAAGAACGTGGAGAGTGCCGAGCAGCTCCGGACGCTGTGCGCGGACCTGCGCGAGGTGCTGGGAGAGGACGCCCTGATCGCCCTGGACCACGAGGGGGGCGCGATCGTCCGCCCGACGTTCTGGCCGTATGCGCCCAGCGCCATGGCCCTCGGCGCGGCGGACGACGTGGTCCTCACGCGCGACGTCCACGCGGCGCTGGCCCGGCAGCTGCGCTCGGTCGGGATCAACTGGAACTTCACGCCGGTGCTCGACGTGAACGTCGATCCGTCCAACCCCGTGATCAGCGACCGGTCGTTCGGCGCCGACGCCGCGCTGGTGGCCCGGCACGGCCGCGCCTCGCTGGACGGGCACGCGCAGGAGGGCGTCGCGGCGTGCGTGAAGCACTTCCCCGGCCACGGCGACACCCACCTGGACTCGCACTACGCGTTGCAGCGCGTCACGAAGTCCCGCGCCGAACTGGACGCGCTGGAACTCGCGCCGTTCCGTGAACTGCTCCCGCACACGCCCGCCGTGATGACCGCCCACATCGTGTTCGACGCGCTGGACCCCGAACGGCCCGCCACCCTGTCGCGCCCGGTCCTGACCGGTCTGCTGCGGGGGGAGTGGGGCTACGAAGGCGTGATCGTCACCGACTCCATGGGCATGAAGGCCATTGACGACAACTACGGCCGCGGTGAGGCCGCCGTGATGGCGCTGCGCGCCGGCGCCGACCTGGTCATGGCGCTTGGGCGCCGCGAGGTGCAGGTCGCCACCCTGGAGGCCATGGCCTCTGCCCTGGACGGCGGTCTGGAGCCCGCGGCGGTGCAGGCCAGCGTGGACCGGCTGCGGGCCCTGGCCCGCCGCACGCCCGCCCACACCGACCCGGAGCTGAACCCCGAGGACGACAGGGCGCTGCTGGCGCGCGGCTGGGAGCGCGGCCTGAGCGTGTACGGAGGTCCGGTGGCGCCCCCAGCGGGTTCACGCGTGCTGCTGGTGTGCGAGCGGTACGCGTACCGCGAAAACGTCAGCGAGCGCGGCGTGGACGCCGACACCGTCGCTGCCGACCTGGGCACGCTGTACGACGTGGAGCTGCACGCCTACGACACCGCCGCCGACCTCGACTGGCCGGCCCTGCGCGGCGCCGCCGACGCGGCCGGCCGCGCCGTGATCCTCGCCACGACCGGCCGCCACCGCCATCCAGCACTCTCGGGCCTCACGCCGGACCTGCACCTCGCGCTGTACAACCCCTACGCGGCGCTGCTGGTGGACGCGCCCGCGGTGGTCACCTTCGGGTTCCGTCCGGGCGCCCGCGCCGCGCTGCTGGAGTGGCTGCGCTCGCCGGACGCCGGCGCCCCACGCCCGGTCTTCGCGCCCGCCTGA
- a CDS encoding NAD(P)-dependent oxidoreductase, giving the protein MDTPLTTTFPTTAFLGLGAMGFPMAGHLAARSRETGGRTLVWNRTPARAAAHAAEFGSVAATLEEAAGADLIVSCLPTSAEVDGVLDAVRGHLKPGSVWVDCTSGHPDAAPEQRARLLEAGVRFLDAPVSGGTVAAKAGTLTVMVGGPAQEIEAVRPHLAFAGKLVRVGDTGAGFAVKAVNNALLAVNLWAAGEGLAILGLRGVELGAALDVINASSGRSNTTENLIPQRVLTRQFPATFGLGLLAKDAGIALDLAEQARGSAPVIAQVTALYRAASRVIGAQEDHTAALKLIEQWNGVELK; this is encoded by the coding sequence ATGGACACCCCACTCACCACGACGTTCCCCACGACCGCCTTCCTGGGGCTGGGGGCCATGGGCTTTCCCATGGCCGGGCATCTGGCCGCCCGCAGCCGCGAGACCGGCGGGCGCACGCTGGTGTGGAACCGCACGCCTGCCCGCGCCGCAGCGCATGCCGCCGAGTTCGGCAGCGTGGCGGCCACCCTGGAGGAAGCGGCCGGGGCCGACCTGATCGTGTCGTGCCTGCCGACCAGCGCCGAGGTGGACGGGGTGCTGGACGCCGTGCGCGGCCACCTGAAGCCCGGCAGCGTGTGGGTGGACTGCACCAGCGGCCACCCGGACGCGGCGCCGGAGCAGCGCGCGCGGCTGCTGGAGGCCGGCGTCCGTTTCCTGGACGCGCCGGTCAGCGGCGGCACGGTCGCCGCGAAGGCCGGCACCCTGACGGTCATGGTGGGTGGCCCGGCGCAGGAGATCGAGGCGGTGCGCCCCCACCTGGCCTTCGCGGGCAAACTGGTGCGGGTGGGAGACACCGGCGCGGGCTTCGCGGTGAAGGCCGTGAACAACGCCCTGCTGGCCGTGAACCTGTGGGCAGCCGGCGAGGGGCTGGCGATCCTGGGCCTGCGCGGGGTGGAACTCGGCGCGGCACTGGACGTGATCAACGCCAGCAGCGGACGCAGCAACACCACCGAAAACCTGATTCCGCAGCGCGTGCTCACGCGGCAGTTTCCGGCGACCTTCGGCCTGGGCCTGCTGGCAAAAGACGCCGGGATCGCGCTGGATCTGGCCGAGCAGGCCAGGGGCAGCGCGCCGGTGATCGCGCAGGTCACTGCCCTGTACCGCGCGGCGTCGCGCGTGATCGGCGCGCAGGAAGACCACACGGCGGCCCTGAAGCTGATCGAGCAGTGGAACGGCGTGGAGCTGAAATGA
- a CDS encoding ABC transporter substrate-binding protein, whose protein sequence is MKRATLGLLSAALIATASTASAQKTTLEFWTISLAPLFNDEMNRLVTAFQKDNPDVELKWVDVPASAMEQKLLAAVASGRPPAAVNLSSDMAVKLVQQGALEPLTLSDAQKKLYFASPLSTFTFDGKVMGVPWYWAPKVVAYNTEIFKKAGLDPANPPRTIQTLISAAKQIKDKTGNYGFMPNINGINMLYVFQEAGLPIFTKDGSAAVFNGPEHVKLLETYVDLYKKGYIPEDTMRRGFTAATELYSAGKLGMLITGPQFILRVANDNKAIYDVTKVAPYPINIAGNVIHTPLMGFTVPKGVRDKALAQKLALFLTNDVNQLQFSRVTKTTFPSTVKASTDKFFKQGAANAIDQGKLVSSTELKKARDLTLVYPDASKLNKVFKDNVEAAMAGQKTAKQALDDIVKAWNASL, encoded by the coding sequence ATGAAGCGCGCCACCCTCGGGCTGCTCAGTGCCGCCCTGATCGCCACCGCCTCCACTGCCAGCGCCCAGAAGACCACCCTGGAGTTCTGGACGATTTCCCTCGCGCCGCTGTTCAACGACGAGATGAACCGCCTGGTGACCGCGTTCCAGAAGGACAACCCGGACGTGGAACTCAAGTGGGTGGACGTGCCCGCCAGCGCCATGGAGCAGAAGCTGCTCGCGGCCGTCGCGTCGGGCCGCCCGCCCGCGGCCGTGAACCTGTCGTCGGATATGGCTGTCAAGCTCGTGCAGCAGGGCGCCCTGGAACCCCTGACGCTCTCGGACGCGCAGAAGAAGCTGTACTTCGCGTCGCCGCTGTCGACCTTCACCTTCGACGGCAAGGTCATGGGCGTGCCGTGGTACTGGGCGCCCAAGGTCGTGGCGTACAACACCGAGATCTTCAAGAAAGCGGGCCTCGACCCGGCCAACCCGCCGCGCACCATCCAGACGCTGATCTCGGCGGCCAAGCAGATCAAGGACAAGACCGGCAACTACGGCTTCATGCCGAACATCAACGGCATCAACATGCTGTACGTGTTCCAGGAAGCGGGCCTGCCGATCTTCACCAAGGACGGCTCCGCGGCCGTGTTCAACGGGCCGGAGCACGTCAAGCTGCTCGAGACCTACGTGGACCTGTACAAGAAGGGCTACATCCCCGAGGACACCATGCGCCGCGGCTTCACGGCCGCGACCGAGCTGTACTCGGCGGGCAAGCTGGGCATGCTCATCACCGGGCCGCAGTTCATCCTGCGCGTGGCGAACGACAACAAGGCCATCTACGACGTCACGAAGGTCGCGCCGTACCCGATCAACATTGCCGGGAACGTGATCCACACGCCGCTAATGGGCTTCACGGTGCCCAAGGGCGTGCGGGACAAGGCGCTGGCTCAGAAGCTGGCGCTGTTCCTCACGAACGACGTGAACCAGCTGCAGTTCAGCCGCGTCACCAAGACCACCTTCCCCTCGACCGTGAAGGCCAGCACCGACAAGTTCTTCAAGCAGGGCGCGGCGAACGCCATCGACCAGGGCAAGCTGGTGTCCAGCACGGAACTCAAGAAGGCCCGCGACCTGACGCTGGTGTACCCGGACGCCAGCAAGCTGAACAAGGTCTTCAAGGACAACGTCGAGGCCGCGATGGCCGGCCAGAAGACCGCCAAGCAGGCGCTGGACGACATCGTGAAGGCCTGGAACGCCAGCCTCTGA